A DNA window from Thermodesulfobacteriota bacterium contains the following coding sequences:
- a CDS encoding TIGR01212 family radical SAM protein (This family includes YhcC from E. coli K-12, an uncharacterized radical SAM protein.) → MQRYNTYRPYIKEKLGYRVNKLSVDMGFTCPNRDGNLAIGGCVYCNNDSFVPPYARARYTMDQQISNGMEYLRNRFKAEKFIVYFQSYTNTYDSVDKLEQMYRQALSYDDVIGIAVGTRSDCVDEEKLDMFQGLAKECYVCLEYGIESIYDKTLDYMNRGHNYQSVLDAIEMSKGRGFEIGAHIIVGMPTETKEEMLYMADEISSLGIDVFKVHNLHIVRNTQLARMYVEKPFELFGFEEYITFIVDFLERLSPDMIIERLFTDTPHQLLIAPDWGKSHLQILQAIEKELENRDTYQGRLYQNGG, encoded by the coding sequence ATGCAGCGCTATAATACCTACAGGCCATATATAAAAGAAAAACTCGGCTACAGAGTAAATAAGCTCTCAGTAGATATGGGTTTCACGTGCCCAAACCGTGACGGCAATTTAGCGATTGGCGGCTGCGTGTACTGTAATAACGACAGCTTTGTTCCTCCATATGCAAGGGCTCGCTACACGATGGATCAGCAGATCTCAAACGGTATGGAGTATCTTAGAAATAGATTTAAAGCAGAGAAATTTATTGTTTATTTTCAATCATATACAAACACCTATGACTCTGTAGATAAATTAGAGCAAATGTACCGTCAAGCCCTGAGTTATGATGACGTTATCGGAATAGCAGTAGGTACCAGATCAGACTGCGTTGATGAAGAAAAACTAGACATGTTCCAAGGGCTTGCCAAAGAATGCTATGTTTGTCTTGAATACGGTATAGAGTCAATTTATGACAAAACCTTAGATTATATGAACAGAGGGCATAATTACCAATCTGTCTTAGATGCAATAGAGATGTCAAAGGGGAGGGGTTTTGAGATTGGAGCACACATAATCGTCGGCATGCCTACAGAAACCAAAGAAGAAATGCTCTATATGGCTGATGAGATCTCATCTTTGGGAATTGATGTTTTCAAAGTACACAACCTTCATATTGTACGAAATACTCAGCTTGCTAGAATGTATGTTGAAAAGCCTTTTGAACTATTTGGATTTGAAGAGTACATAACTTTTATAGTTGATTTTTTAGAGCGACTATCACCGGATATGATCATCGAGAGGCTATTTACAGACACTCCACACCAGCTTCTTATTGCTCCGGATTGGGGAAAATCTCATCTTCAGATCCTCCAGGCGATAGAAAAAGAACTCGAAAATAGGGATACTTATCAAGGGCGATTATACCAAAATGGCGGATAG